The Candidatus Methylomirabilota bacterium nucleotide sequence TCGACGTGCGCGGCCAGCCAGTCCGTCTCGGCCAGGAGCGAGTCGCGAACGGCACCCATGGGCGGATTGTAGCCCTGGTCGGGCAGCGGGTCCAGCACCGACCGGCGCTCGGTATATACTGAACTTCCCGGTCCGAACCCCCATGCAGAAGGAGGCGGCGATGGCTCAAGTCACGTTCAAGGGGACTCCGCTCACGCTCGCCGGGTCCGAGGTCAAGCCCGGGGACCCCGCGCCCGACTTCACCGCGGTCGACACGAGCCTTCAGCCCGTCCGGCTCAGCGACGCCCGGGGCAAGGTGGTCGTCCTGAGCGCGGTCCCGTCCCTCGACACGCCGGTCTGCGACACCGAGACGCGACGCTTCAACGAAGAAGCCGCCAAGCTGGGCGAGAACGTCCTCGTCTGGACCATCAGCATGGACCTTCCGTTCGCCCAGAAGCGCTGGTGCGGCGCCGCCGGGATCACGCGCGTGAAGACGCTGTCGGACTTCCGGGAACGGAGCTTCGGCCAGCAGTACGGCACCCTGATCAAGGAGGGCGCCCTGGCCGGTCTCGAGGCGCGCGCCGTGTTCGTGGTCGGCAAGGACGGCCGCGTCAAGCACGTCGAGTACGTCAAGGAGGTCACCACCGAGCCGAACTACGAGGCCGCCCTCGCCGCCGCCCGGGCCGCCGCCGGGGCCAATTGACGCTCTTACCACAGGGGAGGACGCCATGCGCACGATGACGAGGGGGCTCGGAGTGGCCCTGTGCGCCCTGACGCTCGGGGCGGCCGGCAGCCTGGAGGCGGCCCAGCTCAGCTGGTGGAGCCACTGGGCGGTGGAGGACTCCAAGAAGGCGGTGCTCTTCGAAGCCAAGCGCCGGTTCGAGGCCAGGCACCCCGGCCATACGGTGGAGATCACCTTCTACGAGAAGAAGAACATGTGGCCGGCCCTCCGGGCGGCCTTCACGGCCGGCTCGGGCTTCCCGGACGTCTTCTACTACGACCAGGACGTCCCGGAGTTCATCGGGGCCGGC carries:
- the tpx gene encoding thiol peroxidase gives rise to the protein MAQVTFKGTPLTLAGSEVKPGDPAPDFTAVDTSLQPVRLSDARGKVVVLSAVPSLDTPVCDTETRRFNEEAAKLGENVLVWTISMDLPFAQKRWCGAAGITRVKTLSDFRERSFGQQYGTLIKEGALAGLEARAVFVVGKDGRVKHVEYVKEVTTEPNYEAALAAARAAAGAN